One Pyrus communis chromosome 13, drPyrComm1.1, whole genome shotgun sequence genomic window carries:
- the LOC137712241 gene encoding probable leucine-rich repeat receptor-like protein kinase At1g35710: protein MTSLDFHKLCLLAYCLVLFVQLLSPRSCSAFASATSSTKAEALLKWKATFQNHTRLQNLTSRAYLPTHAKAAPCFWTGISCNVVGSVSVINLTNFGIQGTLHEFSFLSFPNLQYLNLNYNNLFDVIPAKISSLFKLISLDLSNNWLSGSIPTSLGQLTNLSTLYLFRNNLFGTIPKEIGNLKSLVDLEFIPKEIGNLKSLVDLELSYNKLIGLIPTSLGQLINLSTLYLGSNNLSGTIPKEIGNLKSLRNLSLYKNQLSGSIPTSLGQLTNLSTLYLYSNNLSGTIPKEIGNLKLWTW, encoded by the exons ATGACATCTTTAGATTTTCATAAACTCTGCCTTTTGGCTTATTGCCTTGTCTTATTCGTACAACTTCTTTCACCGCGAAGTTGCTCTGCTTTTGCTTCTGCTACTTCTTCCACGAAAGCAGAAGCGCTTCTCAAATGGAAAGCCACCTTTCAAAACCATACCCGCCTGCAAAATCTCACCTCGCGGGCTTACCTACCCACTCATGCAAAAGCAGCCCCATGCTTCTGGACTGGTATTTCATGCAATGTTGTTGGAAGTGTCAGTGTGATAAACCTTACCAATTTTGGGATACAAGGTACGCTACATGAGTTTTCCTTCTTGTCTTTCCCCAATCTTCAATACCTCAATCTCAACTACAATAATCTCTTTGATGTCATTCCAGCTAAAATCAGTTCCCTCTTCAAACTCATCTCCCTTGATCTTTCTAACAATTGGCTCAGCGGTTCAATCCCAACATCCTTAGGTCAACTCACAAACCTTTCCACTCTCTATCTCTTCCGTAATAATCTTTTTGGCACTATTCCTAAAGAGATAGGGAATTTGAAATCTCTTGTGGACCTAGAATT TATCCCTAAAGAGATAGGGAATTTGAAATCTCTTGTGGACCTAGAATTGTCTTATAACAAGCTCATCGGTTTAATCCCAACATCTCTAGGTCAGCTCATAAACCTTTCCACTCTCTATCTCGGTAGTAATAATCTTTCTGGCACTATTCCTAAAGAGATAGGGAATTTGAAATCTCTTAGGAATCTCAGTTTGTATAAGAATCAGCTCAGTGGTTCAATCCCAACATCCCTAGGTCAGCTCACAAACCTTTCCACTCTCTATCTCTATAGTAATAATCTTTCTGGCACTATTCCTAAAGAGATAGGGAATTTGAaattatggacgtggtaa